GAACAGTAAATATGTCCCAGCATTAATTTTGAGCTCTCTCCTCTTCATGTTTTGGACTCTAAACAGCCTATTAACTTTTTGCCATAAGGTACGAGCACATCTCTGCCAGGAACTCAAATAATCTACAAATATATAGGCCAGCATCTCATAGCTTTATACTACCAATTTTTCTTCATCTAGTCCAGGAACTGCAACATCTTCCCTCATCATGCAATGGTAATCATCTCCGACCTGTGCTCCAGCTTGATTAAACAGTTCAACGACCGCAGGTAACTTTCCATAATACCTCTTCAAAGAATCAACCAAAAGGTCACCAGCATGCGGGTTTCGGACATGCCAAACATATACAGTGGAGAGAAGATCATCTATTGTTGCCTCTTGCCAACCATGCTGTCCATCCCTCATCTGGTGCTTGAAGGCTTGACATTGTCTAACCCTATGACCCTTTGGCCCAACTTGCACCTCAGGACAATATCCACATGTTTGAACGGGATACTTTTGCATGAGCTGTATGGCTCCGGTACGCATAATCTCCCAGGCTTCAATTCCTCGCATGGCGAATCCTGGAGAAATGATATCAAACTAGAAGGTTCGTCATACCATCAGAAATAGTAATTCTTTTACATACTTGAAGCTCATGAGAGGAAATTACTTGGGATGTATTTCAACATAGGAAAATCCAAATTGAAAACGGCAACAATTATAAGAGAAAAAACTGTAGTAACATAAAGACGAACCTTTTATGTCATCATAGTGTAAATTCAAATATTTTCCATCTCCACTGAGTTTCTTCATAGTTTCCTTAGACTTAGAAGTTTCTATGTCCTTCCAGGACAAATCATCCTTTGGAAACCTCTTCTCAAAATCTAAGAGTTTTCCAGCAACCCGGTAAATGGGGAACTTCCTTCTTCGGGTTGGGTATTCAGGTAAATCCACACCAGCCTGAATGCACAATTCCACGAGGGCTGGGATGCGATCAACTTCAAGTCGCTCATTATGTGAAACAGCTCTTCCCAACCTGTCATAGAGATGAAAAGATTCTACAACAGGTACTATATGCTCTGCATCCCCTCTTTGCCATGTATGCTCTTTGTTCTTCTGACTGCCGCTAACATCGCAAGTTCTAATCTTATGTGGTGGATGACCGACATGAACTTCGCTACAGAAGCTGCACAAAAGCATAGAGATCACAACATAGTCATGCATGCCTCACTTTTTGAACAATTGAATTTCATAGTGAGTAGCTGAGAATGTTCCATCTATTACGCTCTATTTTCAAGTCTATTTCATTTCAGTACTTACAATTTGTCAATACAAATTACTTcattatttcaacttcaacttgaaatcTTATTTGCAAATTACTTAACTATGTGGTTCATTATAATATACTTCAACTTAAAATAGAGAATTTGAAGTTGAGACTATTTGTGAAGTATAACAGTTGGTGGTTTTTACTTTTCACTCACAAAATTCTTTCACTATAAAATGAATATCACATTTGACTATTATTAATCTAATTCTCAATCTACCACAAAGATATGCTCTGCTAGATAAGCTTAGCAGCTAAAATTTGGCATATTTTCTCCGGCTTAAATTTGATTAGTTGCACGAAATTTGGCCAAATGCAAGTTTTGGATGCAAAAATGAATCTCTCTCCGcaaaaataaataggaatttCCTCCGAAATCCTGGAAACACAAGCTAATAATTGACTTCCGGAAGCTAAGACCTGATGAGCAACTGGCATTAGCTCTTTAACTAATAGCCCATTTTCCGGTGGCCTTAGTGCAACTTCACGTACCACACTTCTCTCTTGCTTGTCCAGCCTTTCAATTTTCccttgtttggttggtcaaaatattttggAGAATATTTTCTCTACGAAAACAAGTtttttaaaaatgaggaaaatgacttccttaaTAGAAGTAGGGAAAGCAAGTTCCATAAATgccattccaagttcattgtctcctccccGCCCACCCAACGCCACCAACCCCCACCCCTTGACCTTCCCCCGCCACCCCcgaacccccactccccaccctACCCCACCCCTATTGTTTTTTGCTAGATCACATATAAATGCttttgggataatattttttgcttacttaccacacactagaaaataagtaaaaaaactcacttgttttccaagaaaacattttccttcacacCAAACACATCCTGAATATTCAGCATATTTTCTCCATGCTTCTGTTCTAATGATTAGTTGCAAGAAAGTTGGCTTAAATTGCAAGATTTGGATGCAAAATGAATCTTACCTGCGAAAATAAATAGGAATTTCCTCCGAACTCCTGGAAACACAAGCTAATAATTGACTTCTGGAAGCTAAGACCTGATGAGCAATTGGGATTAGCTCTTTAACTAATAGCCCATTTTCAGGTGGTTTAAGTGCAACTTCACTTACCACCCTTCTCTCTTGCTTGTCTAATCTTGCTCTCCGCTTAAGCTCATTAATACTCGTCACACATGATTTTTTTTCAGCCCTTTTTAGCTTTCTCCCCACCCTCCCAACGCTCCAACCCCCACCCCTTGACCATCCCatccccgaacccccactcccACCCCATCCCAACCCcatagtgttttgctagattacatataaatgtttttagaataatattttcttgcttacttaccaaacactagaaatcattttctttcataccaaacacacccttagctAAAGATTCAGCATATTTTCTTCATGCTTCTGTTCTGATGATTAGTTGCAAGAAAGTTGGCTTAAATTGCAAGATTTGGACTTCAAAATGAATCTTACCTGCAAAAGTATATTGGAATTTCCTCGGAAATTCTCGAAACACAAGCTAATAACTGACTTCTGGAAGCTAAGACCTGATGAGCAACTGGGATTAGCTCTTTAACTAATAGCCCATTTTCAGGTGGCCTTAATGCAACTTCACGTACCACCTTTCTCTCTTCCTTCTCCACTCTTCCTCTCCGCTTAAGCTCATTAATATTCGTCACCCATGGCTTTTTTTCAGCCCTTTTCAGCTTTCTAGGTAGCGCTTCCAATGCTGTTGCACTTGAATACAATAGACCAACATTGCCTAGCTCCTTTATAGTGGATAATATTGCGTTGCCACGAAGATTTAAGGCTGACCCAACTAACCTATGAAACATTCCGTCGGGCTAAATAAtgtgaacaacaacaacaacaacaatgaaaaATCCAGTGTAATCTCACGGGTGGGGTCTGGGGAGTAAATTGCTTCTAATCCCGCACTGCATGCATAACAGGAAACGTTAAACTGGTTCATGATAGTCAATTATGGAGAAATATATTGTCCTGCTTTACTGTATTCTAATCTTACTGTAATCCTTATGCTTTTGCAGTGCCTCGGCTTTTCACAGAGGGCATAGCTGCATTCTATGAAGGTTATTATAAAAACAAGGGAGTCAATATCATCAAGGGTACAGTGGCTGTTGGGTTTGATACACATCCAAATGGAGAGGTTTTTCTCAAGACTGCACCATTTTGAGAAATCTTGTGGAGCTTTAGAGCATTACCTCACAGCATTCTTGTTTCCAATTTGCAGGTGAAGGAAGTCAAACTTAAAGATGGGAGAGTTCTGGAAGCCGACCTAGTAGTCGTAGGAGTCGGAGCAAAACCACTCACGACGCTATTCAAAGGCCAAGTTGAAGAGGAGAAGGGAGGAATTAAGGTGTGTGTTCACCGTTCAGTACTCATCCTTCTAATAAGTTCTGACTTGCATGCTTTTCGATAATTTTATCATATTCATGGTTAAATCATTAAATATTTCTGCATAATGGACCAAAAATATTTAAATAGTTCAGTATAAGCTTCAAAAGTAATTGAGAGCAACTGAGTGATTCATTGAAGGAATAGATCAATGGATTCCAGAAATTCTGGTGCTGCTTCAGGCAACACAAAGAAATGAAGCAATCATGCATGAGAAATTGGATCAAATAGTGGAAATCCTTGAACTTGTAGATAAGGAAACAGCATAGTTTTCTTGTCGAACCAAAGCTGTGTGCTCGTCGAGCTATAAGCTGTTTGTTTATATCAGAATTAATGCATTATGTCATGTTCCATTCGAACTTACTGAACTGCAGTACTTATGCTGAGGCTTCTATTTTGCAGACAGATGCGTTCTTCAAAACAAGTGTACCCAATGTGTACGCTGTGGGTGATGTTGCGACTTTTCCTATGAAAATGTATGGTGATATTAGAAGAGTTGAACATGTTGATCATTCTCGCAAATCTGCTGAGCAAGCTGTCAAGGTATGTGACAGCTCCCTGATGCTTTCCAATGTTAATGGAAGTGCTATATTATCATCCTACGTATAATATGTTATTCTTTACTGGGCAACTATGAGTCGATGACTCAACTCTTATGACATAAACTGGATGTTTGAAGCTCACTGCACGTGTAGATTAGGGTGTTCAAATACTGAAAAACTCTCCTGTGTATATTTTTTATAGAATGAGTACAAATATGTGAAGTACAACCTTAAATTACACTCAACACCGGTCGTCCTTTTCAAGGTTTATACTGTCCAAGTATTCTTGAGTTCTGCAGATCTTTTTCCCGTATTTTGCTTCCACTGTGTGACTTCTTAGAACAGATTTCTGCAATGTGCCAGTGTCTTTCGACTCTGTCAATCACCTTTTCTTATGAAGTAAAATTATTAATGTTACTACTCTGTATCAAATAGTGGTAATCTTTGAACTTGTTGATAAGGAAACGTGCATTGGTTTTCCTTGTCGAGCTAAAAGCTGTCTGTTCTTGTCTCTATCAGAATTACAGTGCATTACCTCATATTCCATTTTGAATTTCGGCTGTGTGCTAGTGTCTTTCTACTCTGTCAATCAACTCAGTCAAATGTAGTCACAACTTACAATTCCCGAACTTCATGTTTTCTATGAAGGAAAAATATTAATGTTTTGTATGTTTATTGTGCAGGCAATTTTTGCCGGTGAGCAAGGGAAGTCTGTCGATGAATATGACTACCTTCCATATTTCTACTCCCGTGCTTTCGATTTGTCTTGGCAATTCTATGGTGACAACGTAGGAGAAACAGTCCTCTTTGGTGATGCTGATCCCAACTCTGCAACTCACAAGTTTGGAACATACTGGATCAAAGACGGAAAGATCGTTGGTGCATTCCTTGAGAGCGGTTCTCCTGAAGAGAACAAGGCAATTGCTAAAGTTGCAAAAGTTCAACCCGTTGCTAGCTTGGATCAATTGGCACAGGAGGGCCTCAGCTTTGCTTCAAAGATCTAATTGCTACATATATTGGATTTAAAACAGCCCTTTGAAGTTTCTGCTTCTATACAATGTTGTTGTCGTTTGACATTTTTACGTGGCTGGTTGATTGGTTAAATATGATACTTCTTTATCTGAGTTTAGTTGCAGAAGATTACCCTTGTAAGGCATATACATATACCTTAAGGAGTGACATCTCTGTAAATAACGGAATGTTGGATGCTATGGTTTGTGCGATACTCTTGCCCAGAAAATATGAGCATCtatttgcttgattttgttatgCTTATTGAATAAAAATACGTAGTTAATCACTTTGGTTACGTTCCAAGTGATTGCTGCTCCCTCCATGCAATTTATGTGGCACTAACTGCTCCCTCCGtgcaatttatgtgacactatcTTCTTATTAGTCCATCCAAAAAAGAAAAtgacggaaaaggtccaaaaatactcttaacctattgaaaaaggctcataaatattctccttccaccttttggtctaaaaatatccttaaggtttgtttttggttcaaatatacccctcaacctattgaaaaaggctcataaatacccttcttccaccttttggtctaaaaatacccttaaggtttatttttggctcaaatatacccctcagattttttaaaatcagatttttttttaaatctggaattttttaaaaattccgtaatttaaaaattccgtaattggtcaataataaaattccataatttaaaaaaaaaatcagattttttaaaaaattccgtaattggtcaataaaaatccagatttaaaaaaaaatctagatttaaaaaaaaaatccagatttaaaaaaaaatttccagattttaaaaaaaaaatccagttttttttttttaaaatccgaCTTTAAAAAatctgaggggtatatttgagccaaaaacaaaccttaagggtatttttagaccaaaaggtggaaggagggtatttatgagcctttttcaataggttgaggggtatatttgagccaaaaacaaaccttaagggtatttttagaccaaaaggtggaaggaaggtatttatgagcctttttcaatatgttaggggtatttttggaccttttccgaaaaa
The nucleotide sequence above comes from Lycium barbarum isolate Lr01 chromosome 3, ASM1917538v2, whole genome shotgun sequence. Encoded proteins:
- the LOC132634007 gene encoding monodehydroascorbate reductase-like is translated as SYCNPYAFAVPRLFTEGIAAFYEGYYKNKGVNIIKGTVAVGFDTHPNGEVKEVKLKDGRVLEADLVVVGVGAKPLTTLFKGQVEEEKGGIKTDAFFKTSVPNVYAVGDVATFPMKMYGDIRRVEHVDHSRKSAEQAVKAIFAGEQGKSVDEYDYLPYFYSRAFDLSWQFYGDNVGETVLFGDADPNSATHKFGTYWIKDGKIVGAFLESGSPEENKAIAKVAKVQPVASLDQLAQEGLSFASKI
- the LOC132629873 gene encoding APO protein 3, mitochondrial-like, which encodes MFHRLVGSALNLRGNAILSTIKELGNVGLLYSSATALEALPRKLKRAEKKPWVTNINELKRRGRVEKEERKVVREVALRPPENGLLVKELIPVAHQVLASRSQLLACVSRISEEIPIYFCSFCSEVHVGHPPHKIRTCDVSGSQKNKEHTWQRGDAEHIVPVVESFHLYDRLGRAVSHNERLEVDRIPALVELCIQAGVDLPEYPTRRRKFPIYRVAGKLLDFEKRFPKDDLSWKDIETSKSKETMKKLSGDGKYLNLHYDDIKGFAMRGIEAWEIMRTGAIQLMQKYPVQTCGYCPEVQVGPKGHRVRQCQAFKHQMRDGQHGWQEATIDDLLSTVYVWHVRNPHAGDLLVDSLKRYYGKLPAVVELFNQAGAQVGDDYHCMMREDVAVPGLDEEKLVV